Proteins from a genomic interval of Arachis hypogaea cultivar Tifrunner chromosome 10, arahy.Tifrunner.gnm2.J5K5, whole genome shotgun sequence:
- the LOC112717283 gene encoding uncharacterized protein yields the protein MFNEVLYGKRRRQDNTLIDHWIDECLFKDSEEEDIDRSSIPTPRTWINRDREAGQDHLFQDYFADEPVYNADIFRRRFRMRRHVFLRIVAALSNVYPYFQQRVDATGRRGLSPHQKCTAAIRMLAYGIAADAAYDYVHIGESSTIECLKKFVEGVISVFEDEYLRKPNINDVQRLLQMAEGRGFRGMLGSTDYMHWQ from the coding sequence atgtttaatgaggTTTTGTATGGCAAAAGAAGACGGCAAGATAATACACTCATAGATCATTGGATTGATGAGTGTTTATTcaaagattcagaagaagaagatatcgatAGAAGCTCTATCCCAACTCCTCGTACATGGATCAACAGAGATCGAGAAGCAGGACAAGATCACCTTTTTCAAGATTACTTTGCAGATGAACCGGTGTATAATGCTGACATTTTTCGACGGAGATTTCGAATGAGAAGACATGTGTTCCTTCGGATAGTAGCCGCTCTCTCAAACGTTTATCCGTATTTCCAACAGAGGGTTgatgcaactggaagaagaggcttgTCACCACACCAAAAATGCACCGCTGCGATACGGATGTTAGCATATGGCATAGCAGCTGATGCTGCTTATGATTATGTGCATATAGGCGAGAGCAGTACAATTGAATGCTtgaaaaaatttgttgaaggtgtcattTCGGTGTTCGAGGATGAATACTTGCGAAAACCAAATATAAATGATGTACAACGCCTGCTACAAATGGCGGAGGGTCGTGGCTTTCGTGGCATGTTGGGTAGCACTGACTACATGCATTGGCAATGA
- the LOC112715080 gene encoding uncharacterized protein, with translation MGFIMEFARHLVLKMMEDPEERDKKFREHVYAVKDRCAKTKEMWSLPMRPYGFWTFERHNSQLAWDAQISQVEGRRDPYDDALQQFSGK, from the exons ATGGGATTCATAATGGAATTCGCGAGGCACCTGGTACTAAAGATGATGGAGGATCCAGAGGAAAGGGATAAGAAGTTCAGGGAGCATGTCTATGCTGTGAAGGACAGGTGCGCCAAGACCAAGGAGATGTGGAGTCTCCCAATGAGGCCTTATGGCTTTTGGACCTTCGAGCGCCACAACTCTCAGCTTGCTTGGGATGCCCAGATCAGCCAGGTCGAAGGCCGCCGCGACCCCTATGACGATGCCCTCCAACAATTCTCAG GGAAATGA
- the LOC140173104 gene encoding uncharacterized protein: MDVQKIPPRFTSTVDESTNTESQAYKQWRTDYYNLTSWLFAFLDSFFQHPVIGCSFAHEIWSRIHTHFASRTKARVRQLQLQPKIITKEGSTTDYLLKIKKLVDYLAAVGAPLSESEHTNVIFDGLNEDYHRFITYVTAKDPAYSIPDLEALLIAQEDIVDRFKKPDQSMVQVHLTQAPTQEPRSSDSSILGKYGRGTNASYGRGFQENYGRGFQGHLGRGGRNMRGGRSP; encoded by the coding sequence ATGGATGTgcagaaaatccctccaagattTACTTCTACTGTTGATGAATCAACAAATACAGAATCCCAAGCATACAAACAATGGCGCACTGATTATTACAACCTCACTTCTTGGCTTTTTGCATTTCTTGATTCTTTTTTTCAGCATCCTGTAATTGGTTGCAGTTTTGCACATGAGATTTGGTCTCGCATTCACACGCATTTTGCTTCTCGGACGAAGGCTAGGGTTCGACAACTACAACTTCAACCCAAGATTATCACGAAAGAAGGTTCAACCACTGATTATctcttgaaaattaaaaaattagtggATTATTTAGCTGCTGTAGGTGCTCCTCTGTCTGAATCCGAACATACAAATGTAATATTTGATGGTTTAAATGAAGATTATCACCGATTCATTACATATGTTACTGCAAAAGATCCTGCTTATAGCATTCCAGACCTTGAAGCCCTTCTTATAGCTCAAGAAGACATTGTGGACAGGTTCAAGAAACCTGATCAATCCATGGTTCAAGTTCACCTAACCCAGGCTCCAACTCAAGAGCCTCGTTCTTCAGATTCATCCATTCTTGGTAAATATGGAAGAGGTACAAACGCTAGCTATGGTAGAGGTTTTCAAGAAAATTATGGTAGAGGCTTTCAAGGCCATCTTGGTAGAGGTGGTAGGAATATGCGTGGTGGAAGAAGCCCTTGA